The following are from one region of the Hydrogenophaga sp. BPS33 genome:
- a CDS encoding PhoH family protein, translated as MILRHTFSPPDNTRMAHLCGPMDSHIRSIEAALQVKVAHRFEQFRVEGPKAKATRAMETLQALYEMAKRPIPAEQVQLMLSGDTALADPGDGALSMQTRRGEVRGRTPNQARYLESMSSHDITFGIGPAGTGKTYLAVACAVDALERSAVQRIVLTRPAVEAGEKLGFLPGDLGQKVDPYLRPLYDALYDLMGADKVAKAFERQQIEIAPLAFMRGRTLNHAFVILDEAQNTTIEQMKMFLTRIGFGSKAVVTGDVSQIDLPPTQPSGLIDAERVLKRVQGIAFNRLTSADVVRHPLVARIVDAYDARGGKDPHGSTPAAKRTRRSAA; from the coding sequence TTGATTCTCAGACACACCTTCTCCCCGCCGGACAACACCCGCATGGCGCACCTGTGCGGGCCGATGGACAGCCACATCCGCAGCATCGAAGCCGCGCTGCAGGTCAAGGTGGCGCACCGCTTCGAACAATTCCGCGTCGAAGGGCCCAAGGCCAAGGCCACCCGGGCCATGGAGACCCTGCAGGCGCTCTACGAAATGGCCAAGCGCCCCATCCCGGCCGAGCAGGTGCAACTCATGCTCAGCGGCGACACCGCCCTGGCCGATCCCGGTGACGGGGCCTTGAGCATGCAGACCCGGCGCGGCGAGGTGCGTGGGCGCACGCCGAACCAGGCGCGCTACCTGGAGAGCATGTCGTCGCACGACATCACCTTCGGCATCGGTCCAGCCGGTACCGGCAAGACCTATCTGGCCGTGGCCTGCGCGGTGGATGCGCTGGAGCGCAGCGCGGTGCAGCGCATCGTGCTCACGCGCCCGGCGGTGGAAGCGGGCGAGAAGCTCGGCTTCCTGCCCGGCGACCTGGGCCAGAAGGTCGACCCGTACCTGCGTCCGCTGTACGACGCGCTGTACGACCTGATGGGCGCAGACAAGGTCGCGAAGGCCTTCGAGCGCCAGCAGATCGAGATCGCGCCCCTGGCCTTCATGCGCGGGCGCACGCTCAACCACGCCTTCGTGATCCTGGACGAAGCGCAGAACACCACGATCGAGCAGATGAAGATGTTCCTCACGCGCATCGGCTTCGGCAGCAAGGCCGTGGTGACGGGCGACGTGAGCCAGATCGACCTGCCGCCCACGCAGCCGAGCGGGCTGATCGACGCCGAGCGCGTGTTGAAGCGCGTGCAGGGCATTGCCTTCAACCGCCTCACCAGCGCCGACGTGGTGCGCCATCCACTGGTCGCGCGCATCGTCGACGCGTACGACGCGCGCGGCGGGAAAGACCCACACGGATCCACACCGGCGGCCAAGCGCACGCGCCGCAGCGCGGCATGA
- a CDS encoding sensor histidine kinase translates to MKQSGQRWWWVLGGVVLSAAGSMLLARQWLDAQRALFETDARIVHRLLSQQVVQHDAILATLALLQPAPLEAPSASPEQRLPALYPQILAVQRRDPGGEWPAPQLARAEAASHVQRRAALAATDLARGRYQLVLSAYPSSYALDLDMRAMVPWSEWPMEPQSSPVRVVLEQDGARHVIQTGRDTAALGWHWEARKPLASESQPFDVVSSVTVRPGQLPWMRMSAWTLAVALLLTALRHLQRQRAARRRAEELLRLGQVARLNTLGELAAGMAHELNQPLTAVLANTQAAQRLLHEEPPELATARGAMEKAVAQARRAAEVVGRLRRVVERPDTAGSLQAVNLNEAVKRALYLLEPECQRRGVTPILDGADAVSVQADAVALDQIVHNLIFNALQALEQVPLPHRALTLTLGAHDGRGELQVADSGPGIPPEILPRLFEPFFSTRDGGLGLGLSLCETLASGMGGSLGAANRVLGGAVFTLQLPLSPGERP, encoded by the coding sequence ATGAAGCAGTCCGGGCAGCGCTGGTGGTGGGTATTGGGCGGCGTGGTGCTGTCGGCCGCGGGGTCCATGCTGCTCGCGCGCCAATGGCTGGACGCGCAGCGTGCGCTGTTCGAGACCGACGCCCGCATCGTCCACCGCCTGCTGAGCCAGCAGGTGGTGCAGCACGACGCGATCCTCGCCACCCTGGCGCTGCTGCAGCCCGCGCCGCTGGAGGCGCCCAGCGCCTCGCCAGAGCAGCGCCTGCCCGCGCTGTATCCGCAGATACTCGCCGTGCAACGCCGCGATCCTGGCGGCGAGTGGCCCGCCCCCCAGCTGGCGCGCGCCGAGGCCGCCTCGCACGTGCAACGCCGTGCCGCCTTGGCCGCCACCGATCTCGCCAGAGGACGCTACCAACTGGTGCTGTCCGCCTATCCTTCCAGCTACGCGCTCGATCTGGACATGCGCGCCATGGTGCCGTGGTCGGAGTGGCCCATGGAACCCCAGAGCAGCCCGGTGCGCGTGGTGCTGGAACAAGACGGCGCACGCCACGTCATCCAGACCGGTCGCGACACCGCCGCTCTGGGCTGGCACTGGGAGGCGCGCAAACCGCTGGCCAGCGAAAGCCAGCCCTTCGACGTGGTGAGCAGTGTGACGGTGAGACCCGGTCAGTTGCCCTGGATGCGCATGTCGGCCTGGACGTTGGCCGTGGCCTTGCTGCTGACCGCGTTGCGCCATCTGCAGCGCCAGCGCGCGGCCCGACGGCGCGCCGAAGAGCTCCTGCGCCTGGGCCAGGTGGCGCGCCTGAACACCCTGGGCGAGCTGGCAGCCGGCATGGCGCACGAACTCAACCAGCCGCTGACCGCCGTGCTGGCCAACACGCAAGCCGCGCAGCGCCTGCTCCACGAGGAGCCGCCGGAACTGGCCACCGCACGCGGCGCCATGGAGAAGGCGGTGGCCCAGGCACGGCGCGCCGCCGAAGTCGTGGGCCGTTTGCGCCGTGTGGTCGAACGGCCCGACACCGCAGGCTCCCTGCAGGCGGTGAACCTGAACGAGGCCGTCAAGCGCGCGCTCTACCTGCTCGAACCCGAATGCCAGCGCCGCGGCGTGACGCCGATACTGGACGGCGCCGACGCGGTGAGCGTGCAGGCCGATGCGGTCGCGCTGGACCAGATCGTGCACAACCTGATCTTCAACGCCCTGCAGGCGCTCGAGCAAGTACCGCTGCCGCACCGCGCGCTCACCCTCACCCTGGGCGCGCACGATGGACGCGGCGAACTCCAGGTGGCCGACAGCGGCCCGGGCATCCCGCCCGAGATATTGCCGCGCCTGTTCGAACCCTTCTTCTCGACGCGCGACGGTGGCCTGGGCCTGGGCTTGAGCCTGTGCGAAACCCTGGCCAGCGGCATGGGCGGCTCGCTGGGGGCCGCCAACCGCGTGCTCGGCGGCGCCGTGTTCACCCTGCAACTGCCCTTGAGCCCAGGAGAGCGTCCGTGA
- the ruvA gene encoding Holliday junction branch migration protein RuvA, with the protein MIGKLTGTLLEKNPPQILLDCHGVGYEVDVPMSTFYNLPATGEKVALLTHFVVREDAQILYGFGTSAEREAFRQLIKISGVGPRTALSVLSGMSVADLAQAVSAQESGRIVKVPGIGKKTAERLLLELKGKLGADLNLPGGGAAHSDVQSDIQQALMALGYSDKDASAAFKALPKEVSVSEGIKLALKALAK; encoded by the coding sequence ATGATAGGCAAGTTGACCGGCACGCTGCTGGAAAAGAATCCCCCTCAAATCCTACTGGACTGCCACGGCGTGGGCTATGAGGTCGACGTGCCCATGAGCACCTTCTACAACCTGCCGGCCACCGGCGAGAAGGTGGCCTTGCTCACGCACTTCGTGGTGCGCGAGGACGCGCAGATCCTGTACGGCTTTGGCACCAGCGCCGAGCGTGAGGCGTTTCGCCAGCTCATCAAGATCAGCGGTGTGGGCCCGCGCACCGCGCTCTCGGTGCTCTCGGGCATGAGCGTGGCCGATCTGGCGCAGGCGGTGAGCGCGCAGGAGAGCGGGCGCATCGTCAAGGTGCCGGGGATCGGCAAGAAGACCGCCGAGCGGCTGTTGCTCGAACTCAAGGGCAAGCTCGGGGCCGATCTGAACCTGCCCGGTGGTGGCGCTGCCCATAGCGATGTACAAAGCGATATCCAGCAGGCCCTGATGGCCCTGGGCTACAGCGACAAGGACGCGAGTGCGGCGTTCAAGGCGCTGCCCAAGGAGGTGAGCGTGAGTGAGGGGATCAAGCTGGCGCTGAAGGCGTTGGCCAAATAA
- a CDS encoding response regulator transcription factor: MNASETLSPTIHLLDDDEAVRESLALLIGTVGLRVQTWGDPQAFLAQFDRDGIGAIVLDVRMPGISGLSVLDNLMEEGVDQPVIMLTGHGTVDMCRRAFKAGAAEFLEKPVNDEALLEALQNAVRQHVRSRQRHEADRSARERYAQLSEREREVLGLIVEGLTNKEIGRALTLSPRTVETHRANLFGKLQAPSLAQLIRHYAALVDAQDVGGAA, encoded by the coding sequence GTGAATGCATCGGAAACCCTGTCCCCCACCATCCACCTTCTCGACGACGACGAGGCCGTGCGCGAGAGCCTGGCCTTGCTGATCGGCACCGTCGGCCTGCGCGTGCAGACCTGGGGCGACCCGCAGGCCTTTCTGGCGCAGTTCGATCGGGATGGCATCGGTGCCATCGTGCTGGACGTGCGCATGCCTGGCATCAGCGGGCTGAGCGTGCTCGACAACCTGATGGAAGAAGGGGTCGACCAACCCGTGATCATGCTGACCGGGCACGGCACGGTGGACATGTGCCGCCGCGCGTTCAAGGCCGGCGCGGCCGAGTTCCTGGAGAAGCCGGTGAACGACGAAGCCTTGCTGGAAGCCCTGCAGAACGCGGTGCGCCAGCATGTCCGCTCGCGCCAGCGGCACGAGGCCGATCGCTCGGCGCGCGAGCGCTATGCGCAACTCTCCGAGCGCGAACGCGAGGTGCTGGGCCTCATCGTCGAAGGCCTCACCAACAAGGAGATCGGCCGCGCGCTCACCCTCTCGCCGCGCACGGTGGAGACGCACCGCGCCAACCTGTTCGGCAAGCTCCAGGCACCTTCGCTGGCGCAGTTGATCCGGCACTACGCGGCACTGGTCGACGCGCAAGACGTGGGCGGCGCTGCGTAG
- the dtd gene encoding D-aminoacyl-tRNA deacylase — protein sequence MISLLQRVSEARVEIAGETVGAIGPGLLMLLCAEPDDTAAVGEKLLAKVLKLRIFGDEAGKMNRSVQDVGGGLLIVSQFTLAADTKSGNRPGFTGAAPPALGEALYDRFVLAARAAHPVVATGRFGADMRVCLVNDGPVTIPLRMN from the coding sequence ATGATTTCGCTGCTGCAGCGCGTGAGCGAAGCCCGCGTGGAGATCGCGGGGGAGACGGTGGGCGCCATCGGGCCGGGTTTGCTGATGCTCTTGTGCGCCGAGCCCGACGACACCGCCGCCGTGGGCGAGAAGCTGCTGGCCAAGGTGCTGAAGCTGCGCATCTTCGGCGACGAGGCGGGCAAGATGAACCGCAGCGTGCAGGACGTCGGCGGTGGCCTGCTGATCGTGAGCCAGTTCACCCTGGCGGCCGACACGAAGAGCGGCAACCGGCCGGGCTTCACGGGCGCCGCGCCGCCGGCCTTGGGCGAGGCGCTGTACGACCGGTTTGTGTTGGCCGCGCGCGCCGCGCACCCGGTGGTGGCCACGGGACGCTTCGGGGCCGACATGCGGGTGTGCCTGGTCAACGACGGGCCGGTGACGATTCCCTTGCGGATGAATTGA
- a CDS encoding cation diffusion facilitator family transporter — protein MTSPTLRSLTPRRLLMASIVVALVTIGLKTGAWWVTGSVGLLSDAMESLVNLASAVFGLVMVTIAARPADEEHPYGHHKAEYFSSGFEGILIIAAALGIVWAAGQRLLDPRPIEQVGWGLTLSVASSVLNGALAWVMLRAAKVHRSIALEADARHLFSDVWTSGGVVLGIVLVTLTGWLWLDPLVALLVALNILKEGARLLWRSSQGLMDEAAEPEVLDAIQAALDRFARAHEAAIRFDHVSTRRAGQRRFVDVHMHLPAAWSLGRAASMRGQLERDLMRAVPGLRATIQLLPVDVETHFFDEEDLK, from the coding sequence ATGACCTCCCCCACCCTTCGCTCGCTCACGCCCCGGCGCCTGCTGATGGCGTCGATCGTGGTGGCCTTGGTCACCATCGGCCTGAAGACCGGCGCGTGGTGGGTCACCGGTTCGGTGGGTCTGCTCTCCGACGCCATGGAGTCGCTGGTGAACCTGGCCAGCGCGGTGTTCGGCCTGGTGATGGTGACCATCGCCGCGCGCCCGGCCGATGAGGAGCACCCCTACGGTCATCACAAGGCCGAGTACTTCTCATCGGGCTTCGAAGGCATTCTCATCATCGCGGCCGCGTTGGGCATCGTGTGGGCCGCCGGGCAGCGGCTGCTCGACCCCAGGCCGATCGAGCAGGTGGGCTGGGGTTTGACCCTGTCCGTGGCCAGTTCGGTGCTCAACGGCGCGCTGGCCTGGGTGATGCTGCGCGCGGCGAAGGTGCACCGTTCCATCGCACTGGAGGCAGACGCCAGGCATCTTTTCTCCGATGTGTGGACCTCGGGTGGCGTGGTGTTGGGCATCGTGCTGGTGACGCTGACCGGCTGGCTCTGGCTCGACCCGCTGGTGGCCCTGCTCGTGGCGCTCAACATCCTCAAGGAAGGTGCGAGGCTGTTGTGGCGTTCGTCGCAGGGCCTGATGGACGAAGCGGCGGAGCCCGAGGTGCTGGACGCGATCCAGGCCGCGCTCGACCGGTTCGCCCGCGCGCACGAGGCCGCGATCCGGTTCGACCACGTGAGCACACGCCGCGCGGGCCAGCGCCGTTTTGTGGATGTGCATATGCACCTGCCGGCCGCATGGTCGTTGGGGCGCGCGGCATCGATGCGGGGCCAGCTGGAGCGGGACCTGATGCGCGCGGTGCCCGGCCTGCGCGCCACCATCCAGCTGTTGCCCGTGGACGTGGAAACCCATTTTTTCGACGAGGAAGACTTGAAATGA
- the ybeY gene encoding rRNA maturation RNase YbeY → MALPSLNLSLQFGDLQDAATHRAALPRHSVARWIRHALDADAEITVRIVDAEEGQALNRDYRSRDYATNVLTFDYATEPVVMADLVLCAPVVAREAAELKKPLAQHYAHLLVHGTLHAQGWDHETSEQDAEAMEARETEILARLGQPNPYQ, encoded by the coding sequence ATGGCACTTCCCTCGCTCAACCTGTCCCTGCAGTTCGGCGACCTGCAGGACGCCGCCACGCACCGCGCCGCGCTGCCACGCCACAGCGTGGCCCGCTGGATCCGCCATGCGCTCGATGCCGACGCGGAAATTACCGTGCGCATCGTCGACGCCGAAGAAGGCCAGGCGCTCAACCGCGACTACCGAAGCCGCGACTACGCCACCAACGTGCTCACCTTCGACTACGCCACCGAACCCGTGGTGATGGCCGACCTGGTGCTGTGCGCGCCGGTGGTGGCGCGCGAGGCGGCCGAACTGAAGAAACCGCTGGCGCAGCACTACGCGCATTTGCTGGTGCACGGCACGCTGCATGCGCAAGGCTGGGACCACGAGACCAGCGAGCAAGATGCCGAGGCAATGGAAGCGCGGGAAACCGAGATCCTCGCCAGACTCGGCCAACCCAACCCGTACCAATAA
- a CDS encoding GlcG/HbpS family heme-binding protein produces the protein MQAFAKATVIALSLAAAGLASAQAVRVEKNISLDLAAQIAAATVASCSAAGYNVAATVVDRAGTVRAVMRADNAGPHTLEASRLKAFTSASAKNTTLAIMEGSQKNPAAANLGDIPGYLLLGGGVPVKVGNDVIGAVGVGGAPGGHLDEQCAMAALDKVKDLLK, from the coding sequence ATGCAAGCCTTCGCCAAAGCCACCGTCATCGCCCTCTCGCTCGCCGCCGCCGGCCTCGCCAGCGCCCAGGCCGTGCGCGTGGAAAAGAACATCTCGCTCGACCTCGCGGCCCAGATCGCCGCCGCCACCGTCGCGTCCTGCAGCGCGGCGGGCTACAACGTGGCCGCCACGGTGGTCGACCGCGCCGGCACCGTGCGCGCGGTCATGCGCGCCGACAACGCCGGCCCGCACACGCTCGAAGCCAGCCGCCTGAAAGCCTTCACCTCGGCCTCGGCGAAGAACACCACGCTGGCCATCATGGAAGGCTCACAGAAGAACCCCGCCGCCGCCAACCTGGGCGACATCCCAGGCTACCTGCTGCTCGGCGGCGGTGTGCCGGTGAAGGTGGGCAACGACGTGATCGGCGCGGTGGGCGTGGGCGGTGCACCCGGCGGCCACCTGGACGAACAATGCGCGATGGCCGCGCTGGACAAGGTCAAGGACCTGCTGAAGTAA
- a CDS encoding ankyrin repeat domain-containing protein codes for MNRRTWSAWLLATALSPAWAQVAPSPSEAAAYTGLHAAAHRGDVAKIAQGVASGAAVNATDARGRTPLHVATFARQRDALRALVKAGADIDRLENDRYDAVTIASVADDEDTLRLLLQLGASAKQTTSRYDGTALIAAAHLGHDGVVRQLIAAGAPLDHVNNLHWTATIESIVLGDGGARHQATLKALIDAKANLQLADRSGQTPLALAKARGYVAMVAMLEKAGAR; via the coding sequence ATGAACCGTCGAACCTGGTCCGCATGGTTGCTCGCCACGGCCCTCTCGCCCGCCTGGGCGCAAGTGGCGCCCAGTCCCTCGGAAGCGGCCGCCTACACCGGCCTGCACGCCGCCGCCCATCGCGGCGACGTCGCGAAGATCGCACAAGGGGTCGCCAGCGGCGCGGCCGTGAACGCGACCGACGCGCGCGGCCGCACGCCCTTGCACGTGGCCACCTTCGCGCGGCAACGCGATGCGCTGCGCGCGTTGGTGAAGGCCGGCGCCGATATCGACCGGCTGGAAAACGACCGCTACGACGCGGTGACGATCGCCTCGGTCGCGGACGACGAAGACACGCTGCGGCTGTTGCTGCAACTGGGCGCGAGCGCGAAGCAGACCACCAGCCGCTACGACGGCACCGCCTTGATCGCGGCGGCCCACCTCGGGCACGACGGCGTGGTGCGGCAGCTGATCGCTGCGGGTGCGCCACTGGATCACGTGAACAACCTGCACTGGACGGCGACAATCGAATCCATCGTGCTGGGCGATGGCGGTGCGCGCCACCAGGCCACGCTCAAAGCCTTGATCGATGCGAAGGCGAACCTGCAACTGGCCGATCGCTCAGGGCAAACGCCGCTGGCACTCGCGAAGGCTCGTGGGTACGTGGCGATGGTGGCGATGCTGGAAAAGGCCGGGGCGCGCTAA
- the ruvB gene encoding Holliday junction branch migration DNA helicase RuvB: MSIQTDDFTPAPRVVSAAPASPKEEAIERALRPKLLDEYVGQAKVREQLEIFIGAAKKRSEALDHVLLFGPPGLGKTTLSHIIAQELGVNLRQTSGPVLEKPKDLAALLTNLEANDVLFIDEIHRLSPVVEEILYPALEDYQIDIMIGEGPAARSIKLDLQPFTLVGATTRAGMLTNPLRDRFGIVARLEFYTAEELARIVTRSAGLLHAPMDDDGGFEIARRSRGTPRIANRLLRRVRDFADVKGSGTITKDIAHRALAMLDVDPQGFDLMDRKLLEAVIHRFDGGPVGLDNIAASIGEERDTIEDVIEPYLIQQGFLQRTPRGRIATLAAYRHLGVVPPNSANELFNE; the protein is encoded by the coding sequence ATGAGCATCCAGACCGACGACTTCACCCCCGCCCCGCGCGTCGTCTCGGCCGCGCCGGCCTCGCCCAAGGAAGAGGCGATCGAGCGCGCGCTGCGGCCCAAGCTGCTCGACGAGTACGTGGGCCAGGCCAAGGTGCGCGAACAGCTGGAAATCTTCATCGGCGCGGCCAAGAAGCGCAGCGAAGCGCTGGACCACGTGCTGCTGTTCGGCCCACCCGGCCTGGGCAAGACCACGCTCTCGCACATCATCGCGCAGGAACTCGGCGTGAACCTGCGCCAGACCAGCGGGCCCGTGCTGGAAAAACCCAAGGACCTGGCCGCGCTGCTGACCAACCTCGAAGCCAACGATGTGCTGTTCATCGACGAGATCCACCGGCTCAGCCCGGTCGTCGAGGAAATCCTGTATCCCGCGCTGGAGGACTACCAGATCGACATCATGATCGGCGAAGGCCCGGCCGCGCGCAGCATCAAGCTGGACCTGCAGCCCTTCACCCTGGTCGGTGCGACCACGCGCGCGGGCATGCTCACCAACCCGCTGCGCGACCGCTTCGGCATCGTGGCGCGGCTGGAGTTCTACACCGCGGAGGAGCTCGCGCGCATCGTCACGCGCAGCGCGGGTTTGCTCCACGCGCCGATGGACGACGACGGCGGCTTCGAGATCGCCCGCCGCTCGCGCGGCACGCCGCGCATCGCCAACCGCCTGCTGCGCCGGGTGCGCGACTTTGCCGACGTCAAAGGCAGCGGCACGATCACGAAGGACATCGCCCACCGCGCACTCGCCATGCTCGATGTGGATCCGCAAGGCTTCGACCTGATGGACCGCAAACTGCTGGAAGCGGTGATCCACCGTTTCGACGGTGGGCCGGTGGGGCTGGACAACATCGCGGCCAGCATCGGGGAAGAGCGCGACACCATCGAAGACGTGATCGAGCCCTACCTGATCCAGCAGGGCTTCTTGCAGCGCACGCCGCGCGGGCGCATCGCCACGCTGGCGGCGTACCGGCACCTGGGTGTCGTGCCGCCCAACAGCGCGAACGAGCTGTTCAACGAATAG
- the tyrS gene encoding tyrosine--tRNA ligase, whose product MTSLSNDAESSQKNVPMTDGVREALNITLRGCEELIPQADWVKKLSQSETSGQPLRIKLGLDPTAPDIHIGHTVVLNKMRQLQDLGHQVIFLIGDFTSLIGDPSGRNNTRPPLTPEQIKANAETYYKQASLVLDPARTEIRYNSEWSLPLGSMGMIQLAAKYTVARMMERNDFHDRFKAGTPISVHEFLYPLMQGYDSVALKSDLELGGTDQKFNLLMGRHLQAEYGQSPQCILTMPLLEGLDGVEKMSKSKNNYIGITEDPNSMFAKVLSISDTLMWRWYTLLSFQSLAHIESLKQAIAQGANPKDAKVALAKEITTRFHSAAAADAAEQDFIHRSKGGVPDEIPEVSLSGAPLGIAPLLKSAGLAPSNSEANRLIDGGGVRVDGAVISDKGLKLPTGTFVVQVGKRKFARVTLV is encoded by the coding sequence ATGACATCCCTTTCAAACGACGCCGAAAGTTCTCAAAAAAATGTGCCGATGACCGATGGCGTAAGAGAAGCGCTGAACATCACGCTGCGGGGGTGCGAAGAACTGATTCCGCAGGCGGATTGGGTCAAAAAATTGTCACAGTCGGAAACCAGCGGACAGCCTTTGCGCATCAAGCTCGGCCTGGACCCGACCGCGCCAGACATCCACATCGGCCACACCGTGGTGCTCAACAAGATGCGCCAGTTGCAGGACCTGGGGCACCAGGTGATTTTTCTGATCGGCGACTTCACCAGCCTGATCGGTGATCCATCCGGCCGCAACAACACGCGTCCGCCGCTCACGCCCGAGCAGATCAAGGCCAATGCCGAGACCTACTACAAGCAGGCCAGTCTGGTGCTGGACCCGGCGCGTACCGAGATCCGCTACAACAGCGAGTGGAGCCTGCCGCTGGGTTCGATGGGGATGATCCAGCTCGCGGCCAAGTACACCGTGGCGCGCATGATGGAGCGCAACGATTTCCACGATCGCTTCAAGGCTGGCACGCCGATCAGCGTGCACGAGTTCCTGTACCCGTTGATGCAGGGTTACGACTCGGTGGCACTCAAGAGCGACCTGGAGTTGGGCGGCACCGACCAGAAGTTCAACCTGCTGATGGGGCGCCATCTGCAGGCCGAGTACGGCCAGTCGCCGCAGTGCATCCTGACCATGCCCTTGCTCGAAGGCCTGGACGGCGTCGAGAAGATGTCCAAGAGCAAGAACAATTACATCGGCATCACGGAAGATCCGAACTCGATGTTCGCGAAGGTGCTGAGCATTTCGGACACGCTGATGTGGCGCTGGTACACGCTGCTGTCGTTCCAGTCGCTGGCGCACATCGAATCGCTGAAGCAGGCGATCGCGCAGGGTGCGAACCCGAAGGATGCGAAGGTGGCGCTGGCGAAGGAAATCACCACGCGCTTCCACAGCGCGGCGGCGGCCGATGCGGCCGAGCAGGATTTCATCCACCGCAGCAAGGGCGGCGTGCCGGACGAGATTCCCGAGGTGTCGTTGTCGGGCGCACCCTTGGGCATTGCGCCGTTGTTGAAGTCGGCCGGGTTGGCACCGTCGAACAGCGAGGCCAACCGTCTCATTGACGGCGGAGGCGTGCGTGTCGATGGGGCTGTCATCAGCGACAAGGGTTTGAAGCTGCCTACTGGGACCTTCGTGGTGCAAGTGGGCAAGCGCAAATTTGCGCGGGTGACGCTGGTTTAG
- a CDS encoding MliC family protein yields MKAMRRATTLLAILSAAFASEAPAQGVKPAPAAQQPSLMFSSQSVRYRCDGDAEIELAYLNLSNGTTFAALHHGERTLMLQGRKATTGVRFFALDDKSRLSWYTQGMKGELSAIAADPNVQDQILLSNCFAQPAKR; encoded by the coding sequence ATGAAAGCCATGCGCCGCGCCACCACTCTGCTCGCCATCCTGAGCGCCGCGTTCGCCTCCGAGGCCCCGGCGCAAGGCGTCAAGCCCGCGCCCGCCGCACAACAACCTTCTCTGATGTTCAGCAGCCAGTCCGTGCGCTACCGCTGCGATGGCGATGCCGAGATCGAGCTGGCGTACCTGAACCTGAGCAACGGCACCACCTTCGCGGCGCTGCACCACGGCGAGCGCACCTTGATGCTGCAAGGCCGCAAAGCCACCACCGGCGTGCGCTTCTTCGCGCTCGACGACAAAAGCCGACTGAGCTGGTACACGCAAGGCATGAAGGGCGAGCTGAGCGCGATCGCCGCCGACCCCAACGTGCAGGACCAGATCCTCCTGTCCAACTGCTTCGCCCAACCGGCCAAACGCTGA